One Nicotiana tomentosiformis chromosome 1, ASM39032v3, whole genome shotgun sequence genomic window, cccccagacggagcacctctaaactctccagaatacctaaaccgcttatctctagtaacctgctctcggctacgctgatgTAGACCCTCAATcatgcgggctatctccacgactatcTCATAAGAAgttcccatctcaacctctcgagccatagtgtccTGAATGCCGGTATGTAAACCAACAACAAACCTCTGCattctctctgcctcagtagggagtatcataagtgcatggcgagataacttagAAAACCTCGCCccataatcggtcactaacatctgaccctgctggagctgctcaaactgaaacctcaactcttccctctgagagggtggaatatacctgtccataAGATACGGATGAActtgtcccaagttatgggaggagaatctgctggtctgccaagaacataagactgccaccaacTACgcgctctgccctctagctgaaaagtagctaAAGTCTACCCcctgagactccaatatcctcatgttgtacagtctatccttgcaccaaTCAATGATatcttggggatcctcatgtcgctcacccccaaagataggaggatgtagtctagtccatctgtccaatagtttctgaggatcagcggctgcaactggcctgggctcaggtgtagttgTTGCCattggctggactccacccacgggtagtgcaccctgggtctgatatacaacaactgcatgtccatgagcctgtgcggtaggggtctgtgctcccccgcccgcctgagatatggctgggtctgccgaaaataaaccggcatgagtcatattatccatgaaccgcatcatacgacccatgacatcctgaaatcccagtgcagatgtgaaatccaccagatctggctctgccacaggcaccttacCCTGTTCCTCAGCAATGGAATTCTCTGCTAAACCCACTGGCGGTATAACTGGAACAGtcttgggacgtcctcgccctttaccacgggctggagccctccctcggcctctgcctcgacctctagcaactagggaagtagctcttccctggtctggaacctcaatagagcgtgttctcaccatctgtgagagaataagagaagggtatttagtactacatcaattgcacgatggaatatgaagaaaggtagtttcctaacaccctatagcctctcgaagataagtacagacgtctccgtaccgatccgcaagactctattagatctgctcataacttgtgagacctaagtgaacctagtgctctgataccatattgtcacgatccaatttcacctataggtcgtgatggcgcccaacactacagctaggcaagccaactaataaatttaaaataaccaagaaaaataagcaactcttaattcaatcaatgtgtgtgccaagacctggcgtcacaagtgtatgagcatctattagattgtacaaaactcaaaatattatctgaaataaaatagacagaatgtaaatataagaagagacactaatagctgcagaacggctcagaaaggcagctcaccactatgcctctggataacgtggacgTAAACCGATAGGTACctcactagtacttgcctcaagtcctgcacaaaaagtgcagcaagtatagtatgagtacgtaaacagcgtgtacccagtaagtatcaagcctaatctcgaagtggtagagacgagatggccgactttgacactcactatgggtcaataataataattgaaataaaactagaatatctaaattagcatgattcacagaatataacaataatttgtTTAACccgcagaaataattaaattctttcaatttcaaaaattctcaatatattaattaaattccttcaattcccaataaatttctaatttatcaattagtctcatttacaagaataacaataattccttaataagcagggataataattcattaaattccaaagattttcaatttatcaattaccttcacaagctgcaataaactatcaaagtatcgtataattattattattaagcactatttctgccgaggtcgttcggcccgatccagagtatcgtgtacactgccgagggacgtgcgacacgattcatagatgcatatatcctgccgaggcattcggcctactccacaagaaaggaggacattttcttatgtacctccggaaggagagtatatttatcataagataaattcgggaggaagaacaatttctcttaacaattaattaatttaaacaacaaaatcaagcatatgaatttacatcctttaatatctttatctaacaattcacaatatatatatatatatatatatatatatatatatatatatatatatatatatatatatatatacacacacacacacaagtaattcatgctttgagtcctaaactacccagactttatcattaatagtagctatgcacggactctcgtcacctcgtgcgtacgtagcccccacaattagcaacaattattactttaagtacctatggggtaattttcccctcacaagattagacaagagacttacctcgtcttcctccaatttaatccactagtaagccttttcctcgattatccaactttgattggctcgaatctaaccaaaaataattcgctacaatcact contains:
- the LOC138906364 gene encoding uncharacterized protein; its protein translation is MATTTPEPRPVAAADPQKLLDRWTRLHPPIFGGERHEDPQDIIDWCKDRLYNMRILESQGVDFSYFSARGQSAYIPPSQREELRFQFEQLQQGQMLVTDYGARFSKLSRHALMILPTEAERMQRFVVGLHTGIQDTMAREVEMGTSYEIVVEIARMIEGLHQRSREQVTRDKRFRYSGEFRGAPSGGRGQFVRGQSISPPYPAPPPPRGAPV